In Vicugna pacos chromosome 1, VicPac4, whole genome shotgun sequence, a single window of DNA contains:
- the SEMA5B gene encoding semaphorin-5B gives MVFPGPLAVTLLPPSLTLLLVHLASSQDVTSEPSGEQQLCSPREHPIVAFADLKPWVSNFTYPGARDFSQLALDPSRNQLIVGARNYLFRLSLANVSLLQAIEWASNEDTRRSCQSKGKTEEECQNYVRVLIITGRKVFMCGTNAFSPVCSSRQVGNLSRTMEKINGVARCPYDPRHNSTAVISSHGELYAATVIDFSGRDPAIYRSLGSGPPLRTAQYNSKWLNEPNFVAAYDIGLFAYFFLRENAVEHDCGRTVYSRVARVCKNDVGGRFLLEDTWTTFMKARLNCSRPGEVPFYYNELQSAFHLPEQDLIYGVFTTNVNSIAASAVCAFNLSAISQAFNGPFRYQENPRAAWLPIANPTPDFQCGTLPEVGPNENLTERSLQDAQRLFLMSEAVQPVTPEPCVTQDSVRFSHLVVDLVQAKDTLYHVLYIGTESGTILKALSTTSRSLRGCYLEELHVLPPGRREPLRSLRILHSARALFVGLSDGVLRVPLERCAAYRSQGACLGARDPYCGWDGKQQRCSTLEESSNMSLWTQNITACPVRNVTQDGGFGPWSPWQPCEHLDGDNSGSCLCRARACDSPRPHCGGRDCLGPAIHIANCSRNGAWTPWSSWALCSTSCGIGFQVRQRSCSNPAPRHGGRICVGKSREERFCNENTPCPVPIFWATWGSWSKCSSNCGGGVQSRRRACENGNSCPGCGVEFKTCNPEGCPEVRRNTPWTPWLPVNVTQAGARQEQRFRFTCRAPLPDPHGLQLGRRRTETRTCPADGSGACDTDALVEDLLRSGSTSPHMVSGGWAAWGPWSSCSRDCELGFRVRKRTCTNPEPRNGGLPCVGDAAEYQDCNPQACPVRGAWSCWTSWSPCSASCGGGHYQRTRSCTSPAPSPGEDICLGLHTEEALCATQACPEGWSPWSEWSTCTEDGVQSRSRHCEELVPGPSTCTGNSSQSRPCPYSEIPVILPASSVDEATGCGGFSLIHLVATGISCFLGSGLLTLAVYLSCQHCQHQSQESTLVHPATPNHLHYKGGGTPKNEKYTPMEFKTLNKNNLIPDDRASFYPLQQTNVYTTTYYPSPLNKHSFRPEASPGQRCFPNS, from the exons GAACTACCTCTTCAGACTCAGCCTTGCCAATGTCTCCCTCCTTCAG GCCATAGAGTGGGCCTCCAACGAGGACACGCGCCGCTCCTGCCAAAGCAAAGGGAAGACCGAG GAGGAGTGTCAGAACTACGTGCGAGTCCTGATCATCACTGGCCGGAAAGTGTTCATGTGTGGGACCAACGCCTTTTCCCCAGTGTGCTCCAGCAGACAG GTGGGGAACCTCAGCCGGACCATGGAGAAGATCAATGGTGTGGCCCGCTGCCCCTACGACCCACGCCACAACTCCACGGCTGTCATCTCCTCCCATGGGGAGCTCTACGCAGCTACGGTCATCGACTTCTCAGGTCGGGACCCTGCCATCTACCGCAGCCTGGGCAGTGGGCCGCCACTTCGGACTGCCCAGTATAACTCCAAGTGGCTCAACG AGCCAAACTTCGTAGCAGCCTATGATATTGGGCTGTTTGCATACTTCTTCCTGCGGGAGAACGCGGTGGAGCATGACTGTGGGCGCACCGTGTACTCTCGGGTGGCCCGCGTGTGCAAGAATGACGTGGGGGGCCGCTTCCTACTGGAGGACACTTGGACCACGTTCATGAAGGCCCGGCTCAACTGCTCCCGCCCGGGCGAGGTCCCCTTCTACTACAATGAGCTGCAAAGTGCCTTTCACCTGCCCGAGCAGGACCTCATCTACGGGGTCTTCACCACCAACGT AAACAGCATTGCCGCATCTGCTGTCTGCGCCTTCAACCTCAGTGCCATCTCTCAGGCTTTCAATGGCCCGTTTCGCTACCAGGAGAACCCCAGGGCTGCCTGGCTCCCCATCGCCAACCCCACCCCCGATTTCCAG TGCGGCACCCTGCCCGAGGTGGGCCCCAACGAGAACCTGACGGAGCGCAGCCTGCAGGATGCACAGCGCCTGTTCCTGATGAGTGAGGCCGTGCAGCCGGTGACACCCGAGCCTTGTGTCACCCAAGACAGCGTGCGCTTCTCACACCTCGTGGTGGACCTTGTGCAGGCCAAGGACACGCTCTACCACGTGCTCTACATTGGCACCG AGTCGGGCACCATCCTGAAGGCGCTGTCCACCACAAGCCGCAGCCTCCGTGGCTGCTACCTGGAGGAGCTGCACGTGCTGCCCCCCGGGCGTCGGGAGCCGCTGCGCAGCCTGCGCATCCTGCACAGCGCCCGCGCGCTCTTCGTGGGGCTGAGCGATGGCGTGCTGCGGGTCCCGCTGGAGAGGTGCGCCGCCTACCGCAGCCAGGG GGCCTGCCTGGGGGCACGGGACCCGTACTGCGGCTGGGACGGGAAGCAACAACGTTGCAGCACGCTTGAGGAGAGCTCCAACATGAGCCTGTGGACCCAGAACATCACGGCGTGTCCT GTGCGGAATGTGACTCAGGATGGGGGCTTCGGCCCGTGGTCACCATGGCAACCATGTGAGCACTTAGATGGGGACAACTCAGGCTCTTGCCTGTGTCGGGCCCGAGCCTGTGATTCCCCTCGACCCCACTGTGGGGGCCGAGACTGCCTGGGGCCAGCCATCCACATCGCCAACTGCTCCAG GAATGGGGCGTGGACCCCGTGGTCGTCGTGGGCCCTGTGCAGCACGTCCTGTGGGATCGGATTCCAGGTCCGCCAGCGCAGTTGCAGCAACCCTGCTCCGCGCCACGGGGGCCGCATCTGCGTGGGCAAGAGCCGGGAGGAGCG GTTCTGTAACGAAAACACGCCTTGCCCGGTGCCCATCTTCTGGGCAACCTGGGGCTCCTGGAGCAAGTGCAGCAGCAACTGTGGGGGCGGCGTGCAATCGCGGCGTCGGGCCTGTGAGAACGGCAACTCCTGCCCCGGCTGCGGCGTG GAGTTCAAGACGTGCAACCCCGAGGGCTGCCCCGAAGTGCGGCGCAACACGCCCTGGACGCCGTGGCTGCCCGTGAACGTGACCCAGGCAGGGGCGCGGCAGGAGCAGCGCTTCCGCTTCACGTGCCGCGCACCCCTTCCCGACCCCCACGGCCTGCAGCTTGGCAGAAGAAGGACGGAGACCAGAACCTGCCCCGCAGACGGCTCCGGAGCCTGCGACACAGATG CCCTGGTGGAGGATCTCCTGCGCAGCGGGAGCACCTCCCCGCACATGGTGAGTGGGGGCTGGGCTGCCTGGGGCCCGTGGTCATCCTGCTCCCGGGACTGCGAGCTGGGCTTCCGCGTCCGCAAGAGAACCTGCACGAACCCAGAGCCCCGCAATGGGGGCCTGCCCTGCGTGGGGGACGCAGCAGAGTACCAGGACTGCAACCCGCAGGCTTGTCCAG TGCGGGGTGCCTGGTCCTGTTGGACCTCGTGGTCCCCATGTTCAGCCTCCTGCGGTGGCGGCCACTATCAACGCACCCGTTCCTGCACCAGCCCTGCGCCCTCCCCAGGTGAGGACATCTGTCTTGGGCTGCACACGGAGGAGGCACTCTGTgccacacaggcctgcccag AAGGCTGGTCACCATGGTCTGAATGGAGTACATGCACCGAGGATGGAGTCCAGAGCCGCAGCCGACACTGCGAGGAGCTGGTCCCTGGGCCCAGTACCTGCACTGGGAACAGCAGTCAGAGCCGCCCCTGCCCCTACAGCGAGATTCCTG tgatcctgcctgcctccaGTGTGGACGAGGCCACTGGCTGTGGAG GGTTCAGTCTCATCCACCTGGTGGCCACGGGCATCTCCTgcttcctgggctctgggctgctGACCTTGGCAGTGTACCTGTCCTGCCAGCACTGCCAGCACCAGTCCCAGGAGTCTACACTCGTCCATCCTGCCACCCCCAACCACCTGCACTACAAGGGTGGGGGCACACCCAAGAATGAGAAGTACACACCCATGGAATTCAAG ACCCTGAACAAGAACAACCTGATCCCTGATGACAGAGCCAGTTTCTACCCATTGCAGCAGACCAACGTGTACACGACCACCTACTACCCCAGTCCGCTGAACAAACACAGCTTTCGGCCTGAGGCCTCACCTGGACAACGGTGCTTCCCCAACAGCTGA